A stretch of Roseovarius sp. M141 DNA encodes these proteins:
- a CDS encoding glycosyltransferase family 25 protein, whose protein sequence is MIIHLERAHARLPQVQATIDMLPLRSHIVAAVDGQQMSDQHSQAYMRKTLRPHYPFELRPSEVATFHSHRACWQRIIDEGLDAALILEDDLQLDPEVFPTALDLAVSNARQGDFVRFPIKLREEPLRDIASTGSIHLRSYDRIALGMVAQLVTRDAASALLAASVKFDRPVDNFLQMQWVHNVRVLTVWPSGVREISSELGGSLISRKGGFVEKMRREILRPLYRRKIRALARRNLNASE, encoded by the coding sequence ATGATCATCCACCTGGAGCGTGCCCATGCGCGCTTGCCGCAGGTCCAAGCCACGATAGACATGTTGCCCTTGCGCTCGCATATCGTGGCGGCAGTCGACGGCCAGCAGATGAGCGATCAGCATTCCCAAGCATACATGCGCAAAACTTTGCGCCCTCACTATCCGTTTGAGCTGCGGCCATCCGAGGTGGCCACGTTCCACAGCCATCGGGCCTGCTGGCAACGGATCATCGACGAGGGGCTTGATGCCGCGCTGATCCTCGAAGACGATCTGCAACTTGACCCCGAGGTTTTTCCGACCGCGTTGGACCTTGCAGTTTCCAACGCCCGACAGGGGGATTTCGTGCGGTTTCCGATCAAACTTCGCGAAGAGCCGCTGCGCGACATTGCGTCGACCGGATCAATCCATTTGAGATCTTATGACCGGATCGCACTTGGCATGGTCGCGCAATTGGTGACCCGTGACGCGGCAAGCGCGCTTCTGGCCGCTTCGGTGAAATTTGATCGCCCGGTGGATAATTTTCTGCAAATGCAGTGGGTTCATAACGTACGGGTGCTGACCGTGTGGCCGTCGGGCGTGCGTGAAATTTCAAGCGAGCTGGGCGGTAGCCTGATCAGCCGCAAGGGCGGATTCGTCGAGAAAATGAGGCGGGAAATTCTACGTCCCTTGTATCGTCGCAAAATCAGGGCGCTTGCCAGGCGGAACCTCAATGCATCAGAGTAA
- a CDS encoding TAXI family TRAP transporter solute-binding subunit, which yields MNLHRLIRLSAVILCTTIGATNGLQAQDLEQNILTGGPTGTYIQIGRDISGLMEDCGQTLNVVESAGSLENFLGVRKRRSTQFGIVQSDVLEYLQTYSAGDKDIARAIAGVRIAFPLYNEEVHILAKSDIADPQGLNGRRVAIGVEDSGTYLTASLLLELLGIKPAETVTIGPDESMAQLKSGEIDAFFYVAGAPTSIFSNTEIDPAAYHLLPITDPVLQAVYTPAEIPAGTYAFQPEPLSVVAVKAVLMTYEYNPRRNSYNAQSCEAVAEVSHQIISRFSDLQENGHPKWQQVDLNAIPPGWQIGDCVNTGLTGSYQSSCTAPQATTPDNAANEAYKSRICATIGC from the coding sequence TTGAACCTACATCGATTGATCAGACTGTCAGCCGTAATCCTATGCACAACGATTGGTGCGACGAATGGACTCCAGGCGCAGGATCTGGAACAGAATATTTTGACAGGTGGGCCAACCGGAACCTACATCCAGATCGGACGCGATATTTCCGGCCTGATGGAGGATTGCGGCCAGACTTTGAACGTGGTCGAGAGCGCCGGTTCGCTTGAAAACTTCCTGGGCGTCCGCAAAAGAAGATCGACGCAATTCGGGATCGTCCAGAGCGATGTTCTGGAATACCTGCAAACCTACTCGGCTGGCGACAAGGATATCGCGCGCGCGATTGCAGGGGTGCGCATCGCTTTCCCGCTCTACAATGAAGAAGTTCACATTCTTGCAAAAAGTGACATCGCAGATCCGCAAGGTCTGAACGGACGGCGGGTCGCCATCGGGGTGGAAGACAGTGGCACCTATCTGACGGCGTCTCTGCTATTGGAACTGCTTGGCATCAAACCGGCTGAGACGGTCACTATCGGGCCAGACGAATCGATGGCGCAGCTCAAGTCAGGCGAAATCGACGCGTTCTTCTATGTCGCGGGCGCACCGACGAGCATATTCTCAAATACAGAAATAGACCCCGCCGCCTATCATCTTTTGCCCATCACTGATCCTGTCTTGCAGGCGGTCTATACGCCAGCCGAAATTCCCGCCGGGACCTATGCCTTCCAGCCGGAACCGCTGAGTGTGGTCGCGGTCAAAGCCGTGCTTATGACCTACGAATACAACCCCAGACGCAATAGCTATAACGCGCAAAGCTGTGAAGCTGTCGCGGAGGTATCGCACCAGATCATTTCCCGGTTCTCGGATTTGCAGGAAAACGGGCACCCGAAATGGCAGCAAGTCGATCTGAACGCCATCCCGCCCGGCTGGCAAATCGGTGACTGCGTGAATACGGGCCTGACGGGAAGCTACCAATCTTCCTGCACCGCACCGCAGGCCACCACGCCCGACAATGCCGCAAACGAGGCTTACAAATCCCGAATTTGCGCGACCATTGGCTGCTGA
- a CDS encoding ExeA family protein, with product MVPVRPHKTVCDALIKAIEGPRINALVTGDWGSGKTLIAQSILDRYADRDRVQIAFPMNCPETKDDVITNFARQLQDAQVKPSAAWDSVASALGQAKSAGVKTLLMVDEAQALSPSAGEGFARLAQYSRANDLDLHLVLFGQTEFGETLKRAEFARLNSLITLRLHIDGLADGETKDYVTERLRLAGVAAPVFSDEALQLIEDACHGNPRRISKLCEILLFLARGADLSYIDGRFTRHVLINNVSPENMSLTKAVVELDDTELAADVLKDLDKEKPANIEPPATPAINTPHETVSVVPPRETGVVNAPERMAEDVASQTARNWIKPAFGVAVAAGLAGVLFVSIPTLQPDTLIPLKGSDDPATAGEQVITAAAENLSDLPSPDVPARYLGPDVLPADSGADQDGDADFLQAIESDSLQQAAILFSLAALHGHGAAATYLGQLYATGDGVVFSPIVAARWDAVANGERDRGALSATDDAQVSAPSSEPLFARVSGGKLDLVWDGAADSFRVELADADGGMIGYFETPLTAARIDLAEGATAWRVRADSRPFSAWLPIAN from the coding sequence ATGGTCCCGGTCAGACCGCATAAAACTGTTTGCGACGCGTTGATCAAGGCGATTGAAGGGCCGCGGATAAACGCCCTGGTGACGGGCGATTGGGGAAGCGGCAAGACGCTGATTGCCCAGTCGATCCTGGATCGCTACGCGGATCGAGATCGAGTACAGATCGCATTTCCGATGAATTGCCCTGAGACCAAAGACGACGTCATCACCAATTTCGCGCGTCAGCTGCAAGACGCGCAAGTCAAGCCCTCCGCAGCATGGGACAGCGTCGCGAGCGCGCTTGGGCAAGCGAAATCAGCAGGCGTAAAAACCCTTTTGATGGTGGATGAGGCGCAGGCCCTGTCGCCGTCTGCTGGCGAAGGTTTTGCCCGTCTGGCCCAATATTCACGCGCGAACGATCTCGACCTGCATCTTGTCCTTTTTGGTCAAACCGAATTTGGAGAAACCCTGAAGCGCGCCGAGTTTGCGAGGCTGAACAGCCTCATCACGCTCAGGCTTCATATTGACGGACTGGCTGACGGCGAAACCAAGGACTACGTCACAGAACGGCTTCGTCTTGCCGGTGTCGCCGCCCCGGTTTTCAGCGATGAGGCCCTACAGCTGATCGAAGATGCATGCCACGGAAACCCACGCCGCATAAGCAAGCTGTGCGAGATACTCCTTTTCCTCGCGAGGGGGGCAGACCTTTCCTATATCGATGGCAGATTTACACGACACGTTCTGATCAACAATGTGTCGCCGGAAAATATGAGCCTCACAAAGGCAGTCGTCGAATTGGACGATACTGAGCTTGCGGCGGACGTTCTGAAAGACCTCGACAAGGAAAAGCCCGCGAATATCGAACCGCCGGCGACACCCGCGATCAACACACCACATGAGACGGTCAGTGTCGTACCGCCGCGCGAAACGGGCGTGGTGAATGCCCCTGAGCGGATGGCCGAAGATGTCGCATCTCAGACCGCGCGAAACTGGATCAAACCTGCCTTCGGGGTCGCCGTTGCCGCAGGCTTGGCCGGTGTCTTGTTCGTCTCCATACCCACACTTCAGCCTGACACGTTGATACCGCTCAAAGGATCTGACGACCCGGCAACCGCGGGTGAACAGGTGATCACTGCCGCAGCTGAAAATCTGTCCGATCTGCCATCACCTGATGTCCCCGCCCGATATCTTGGCCCGGATGTCCTGCCCGCTGACAGTGGCGCAGATCAGGACGGCGATGCGGATTTTTTACAAGCTATCGAGTCCGATAGTCTGCAACAGGCTGCGATCCTGTTCTCTTTGGCGGCGCTGCATGGGCATGGGGCGGCGGCTACATATCTGGGCCAACTTTATGCCACCGGCGATGGCGTCGTATTTTCGCCGATAGTCGCCGCCCGATGGGACGCCGTCGCAAACGGCGAACGTGATCGCGGCGCCCTGTCCGCGACTGATGATGCCCAAGTAAGCGCGCCATCAAGCGAACCCCTCTTTGCGCGGGTGTCCGGGGGCAAGCTGGATCTCGTTTGGGACGGAGCCGCCGATAGCTTTCGCGTCGAACTGGCTGACGCGGATGGTGGCATGATTGGTTACTTTGAAACGCCTTTGACGGCAGCCCGGATTGATCTGGCAGAAGGGGCGACCGCTTGGCGCGTCCGCGCCGACAGCCGTCCCTTCAGTGCCTGGCTCCCGATCGCAAATTAG
- a CDS encoding DegT/DnrJ/EryC1/StrS family aminotransferase → MKVPFLDLKAAHAEVKDQIEAELLRVARSGSYVLGPELEAFEASFAAYIGSPHCAGVANGLDALRLGLSAMGIGPGDEVIVPSNTYIATWLAVSQCGATPRPVEPLEDTYNIDPDAVRAAVTDRTRAILPVHLYGQPADMDALESIARQHDLSVLEDGAQAHGARYKSRRIGSAGTVAWSFYPTKNLGALGDGGALTTDDGDIAAKTRLLRNYGSSVKYENDIKGVNSRLDPIQAAVLNVKLSVLDAATARRQEIARRYSEAFAEAGLGVPSVPDWADPVWHLYVLRHPDREAFQKRLDEAGIGTVIHYPIPPHLQNAYVDAGYARGSFPLAERLADEVLSLPMCPAQTDEQTQYVIDSVLRLA, encoded by the coding sequence GTGAAGGTTCCGTTTCTGGATCTGAAAGCGGCCCATGCCGAGGTGAAGGACCAGATCGAAGCCGAGCTGCTGCGCGTCGCGCGGTCGGGTTCCTATGTTCTGGGCCCTGAACTGGAGGCGTTCGAGGCCTCTTTTGCAGCCTACATCGGCAGTCCGCATTGCGCGGGGGTGGCCAACGGACTGGATGCGCTGCGCCTCGGGCTGAGCGCGATGGGCATCGGCCCCGGTGATGAGGTCATCGTGCCCAGCAACACCTACATCGCCACATGGCTGGCGGTCAGCCAGTGCGGCGCGACCCCGAGGCCCGTGGAGCCATTGGAGGACACCTATAACATCGACCCTGATGCCGTGCGCGCGGCGGTGACTGATCGCACAAGGGCCATCCTGCCGGTGCATCTATATGGCCAGCCTGCGGACATGGACGCCTTGGAGAGCATCGCACGGCAACATGATCTGTCGGTGCTGGAAGACGGCGCTCAGGCGCATGGCGCGCGCTACAAGTCACGCCGGATCGGCAGTGCCGGCACCGTCGCCTGGAGCTTCTATCCGACAAAGAATCTGGGCGCATTGGGCGACGGAGGCGCGTTGACGACAGATGACGGCGATATCGCCGCCAAAACCCGGTTGTTGCGAAATTACGGATCATCCGTCAAATACGAAAACGATATCAAGGGCGTGAATAGTCGCCTCGACCCCATTCAGGCCGCTGTGCTGAACGTCAAGCTAAGCGTCCTGGACGCGGCAACTGCCCGGCGTCAGGAAATTGCGCGGCGCTATTCAGAGGCATTTGCCGAAGCGGGCCTTGGCGTTCCATCCGTGCCGGACTGGGCTGATCCGGTCTGGCATCTGTACGTGCTGCGCCACCCGGACCGTGAAGCGTTCCAAAAGCGGCTGGACGAGGCCGGTATCGGGACCGTCATCCACTATCCGATCCCGCCGCATTTGCAGAACGCCTACGTAGATGCCGGATATGCGCGCGGCAGCTTTCCTCTGGCCGAACGTCTGGCCGACGAAGTGCTGAGCCTGCCGATGTGCCCTGCCCAGACGGACGAGCAGACGCAATATGTGATCGACAGCGTGCTAAGGTTGGCCTGA
- a CDS encoding FdtA/QdtA family cupin domain-containing protein, whose product MPLKDCRVIELPKIADARGNLTFVEGGNHIPFDIKRVYYLYDVPGGADRGEHAHKALHQFVICMSGSFDMVLDDGFEKRRFHLNRSYFGVYVCPMMWRYLDNFSSGSVCMVMASAPYDEADYIRDKAEFLSAVGVS is encoded by the coding sequence ATGCCCCTGAAAGATTGCCGTGTCATAGAGCTGCCCAAGATCGCGGATGCGCGCGGTAATCTGACCTTCGTGGAGGGCGGGAATCACATCCCGTTCGACATAAAGCGGGTCTACTATCTGTATGACGTGCCCGGCGGCGCGGATCGCGGTGAACATGCGCACAAGGCGCTGCATCAGTTCGTGATCTGCATGTCGGGCAGTTTCGACATGGTGCTGGACGATGGGTTCGAGAAGCGGCGATTTCATCTGAACCGGTCCTATTTCGGGGTCTATGTCTGCCCCATGATGTGGCGATACCTCGATAATTTCTCGTCGGGATCGGTCTGCATGGTCATGGCATCAGCCCCCTATGACGAGGCCGATTACATACGGGACAAGGCGGAATTTCTTAGCGCGGTAGGTGTGTCGTGA
- a CDS encoding amino acid adenylation domain-containing protein, which yields MKQDIGVKKNPEFALTSMQIGLLSESFVATQPWVNLEQVVVHFGNTPVREDQVKAGLKALAQRHDALQMMIRWDDTGRPNQMLKPSDHVPIIVSEKTAAPDEARLDQLEAFLDEDRLRGFDLVDHIMWRANLIRWGGAHAVLVLTIHHAIADGRSMARLAQDLIAFLQTGALPPANPDTMTFEGFCREISETVPNSDEAEAYFKAYLKDTEDAGALNLPEGGGVDPTQKRKRQITRTLTIEDGVALRQVAAQNGATLANLVQAAWGILLSRWQGCDAVTFGVVRSGRHAMPNCHDTVGCLINTLPTCVKLDPELTVSDLLSALRQHMLSLHSLEQTPADLIRRSIGLHGAKPLFETAVMFENAGIESLVTDDVPSAWVEKIELREEGGMPLMLSVYAEDAIKILLEYDPSVVGAGIAERMFGHLLRLMGAMSKADDSTRIAALDMLDPGVRETLLGWSMPDSPLEEPGTCLVERFRDVVRDAPDAAALEEIGQDDVLSFAGLDRRSDRLAKVLQDHGAAPGGIVAVNLSRSADFVVAVLAVLKTGAAFMPVDPIHPDAMRAHMLSDSNAQITIHAGGVTSGDRTTPIPQDLDPVADPIACPEENTDQLAYVIYTSGSTGTPKGVRVTRGNLLAHVTALTQAYGMSSEDRVLQFAGLSFDVAIEEIFTTLMSGATLVLRSDEMAESASMFLDQVEAHKLSVLNIPTAFWTVLTKYMGTSQRGAPPSVRVVVVGGETVSPQTLSEWLAIAPEPRWLNGYGPTETTITCTLFEPDSHQPDEDVSIGRPTAHAQAYVIASDGSLAPKGAVGELAIGGPAVTQGYIGRPGETARAFRPNKFSGKGRIYCTGDRARWLDCGNLQFLGRQDRQIKLRGHRIELGQVERAVEKCLPGVEMLCDVLDKNTPSARLVVWIASPEAPDLTAVSNDVAALLPSYMRPALVHLPQFPRTPSDKIDRRALPRPAATPPPDAQGKTKATQLETQICQTMAAVLNLPHVDPDQSFFDLGGHSLLSIEFIGRIEVVTGKKLGIVDFRDNPSPRALSKVLEIGSQTSKHIIPIQPQGSKAPLLGIHILGANEEYFHPMARYLGLDQPVMGVSVGSLDENTPTGVEFTASRYCEEINRYYPTGPVHLMAASLGSYVAFELAQQLHASGRNVGMLAFFDAAGPDGRKNVTGFRKIRAHLRRARYLGWGYPAQIIHNRIHNFRHMVATRQINRKSKFEENLPPKTVFEFIASNELAVQDYTPQPIDIPLIIFRSESSFFDSEETKANGLGWASVARAGFKVIDVPGGHLSMLQEPNIPTLASEMQTVLKSL from the coding sequence ATGAAGCAGGATATTGGAGTTAAGAAAAATCCAGAATTTGCGTTAACTTCAATGCAAATCGGTCTGCTTTCCGAAAGTTTCGTCGCCACGCAGCCTTGGGTCAATCTGGAGCAGGTTGTTGTTCATTTTGGCAACACGCCGGTGCGCGAAGATCAGGTCAAGGCTGGCCTGAAGGCACTGGCCCAGCGACATGATGCACTGCAAATGATGATCCGGTGGGATGACACCGGTCGGCCAAACCAGATGTTGAAGCCTTCAGACCACGTTCCGATCATCGTGTCAGAAAAGACCGCTGCCCCGGACGAGGCGCGCCTGGATCAGCTTGAAGCGTTCCTGGACGAAGACCGTCTGCGCGGGTTTGATCTGGTGGATCATATCATGTGGCGCGCCAATCTGATCCGCTGGGGCGGAGCGCATGCCGTACTGGTTCTGACGATCCATCATGCCATTGCGGATGGGCGCAGCATGGCGCGATTGGCGCAGGATTTGATAGCGTTCCTGCAAACCGGTGCGTTGCCGCCTGCCAACCCCGATACAATGACCTTCGAAGGCTTTTGCCGAGAGATTTCCGAAACTGTCCCGAATTCGGACGAGGCAGAGGCGTATTTCAAGGCGTATCTGAAAGATACCGAGGACGCAGGCGCTTTGAATTTGCCCGAGGGGGGCGGCGTTGATCCCACGCAGAAACGAAAGCGCCAGATTACGCGGACGCTGACCATCGAAGACGGGGTGGCACTGCGGCAGGTGGCCGCGCAAAACGGGGCTACGCTGGCCAATCTGGTGCAGGCCGCGTGGGGAATCCTGCTATCCCGTTGGCAGGGGTGCGATGCCGTGACCTTTGGTGTTGTAAGGTCGGGCCGTCATGCCATGCCCAATTGTCACGATACCGTTGGGTGCCTGATCAATACGCTGCCGACATGTGTGAAGCTTGACCCCGAACTGACGGTGTCTGATCTGCTGAGCGCATTGCGCCAACATATGTTGTCTTTGCACAGTCTTGAACAAACTCCAGCCGATCTGATCCGCCGCAGCATTGGGCTGCATGGGGCGAAGCCCTTGTTTGAAACTGCGGTCATGTTTGAGAACGCCGGAATCGAAAGCCTTGTCACTGACGATGTGCCGTCCGCATGGGTTGAAAAGATCGAACTGCGCGAAGAGGGGGGCATGCCCCTGATGCTCTCGGTTTATGCCGAGGATGCCATCAAAATCCTGCTTGAGTATGACCCATCCGTTGTTGGCGCTGGGATTGCAGAACGGATGTTTGGGCACCTGCTGCGGCTGATGGGCGCGATGTCCAAGGCGGATGACAGCACCAGAATCGCTGCGCTTGACATGCTGGATCCCGGCGTGCGCGAAACGCTGCTGGGCTGGTCGATGCCGGATAGTCCACTGGAAGAGCCGGGCACCTGTCTGGTTGAACGCTTCCGGGATGTGGTGCGGGATGCGCCGGACGCCGCGGCGCTGGAAGAGATCGGACAGGACGACGTGCTGAGCTTTGCGGGGCTGGACCGGCGATCTGACCGGCTGGCCAAGGTTCTTCAGGATCATGGCGCGGCCCCAGGCGGGATTGTGGCCGTCAATCTGAGCAGATCCGCCGATTTCGTGGTTGCGGTGCTTGCGGTGCTCAAAACCGGGGCGGCGTTCATGCCGGTGGACCCGATCCATCCCGACGCGATGCGCGCGCATATGTTGTCGGACAGCAACGCGCAGATCACGATTCACGCCGGGGGCGTGACCAGCGGCGATAGGACAACGCCAATCCCGCAAGATTTGGACCCGGTTGCCGATCCCATTGCGTGCCCTGAGGAAAATACCGACCAACTGGCCTATGTGATTTACACTTCCGGCTCAACCGGCACGCCAAAGGGTGTCCGAGTCACGCGCGGCAATCTTCTGGCGCATGTGACGGCCCTGACACAGGCCTATGGAATGAGCAGCGAAGACCGTGTTCTGCAATTTGCGGGCCTGTCCTTTGATGTGGCCATTGAGGAGATATTCACCACGCTGATGTCCGGCGCGACACTAGTATTGCGAAGCGATGAGATGGCTGAATCGGCATCAATGTTCCTCGATCAGGTTGAGGCACACAAACTCAGCGTGCTGAACATTCCGACAGCCTTCTGGACGGTTCTGACCAAGTATATGGGGACAAGCCAGAGAGGCGCGCCGCCATCCGTGCGCGTGGTTGTCGTCGGAGGCGAGACTGTTTCGCCGCAAACCTTGTCGGAATGGTTGGCCATCGCGCCAGAGCCGCGATGGCTGAACGGCTACGGACCCACCGAAACCACGATCACCTGCACCCTGTTCGAGCCCGACAGCCACCAGCCCGACGAAGATGTCTCTATTGGCCGGCCGACAGCGCATGCGCAGGCATATGTCATCGCGTCGGACGGCAGCCTTGCCCCGAAGGGGGCTGTCGGGGAGCTGGCCATCGGCGGCCCTGCGGTCACTCAGGGCTATATCGGGCGGCCTGGCGAAACGGCGCGGGCCTTCCGGCCCAACAAGTTCAGCGGGAAAGGTCGCATCTATTGCACCGGTGACAGGGCCCGATGGCTGGACTGTGGCAACCTGCAATTTCTCGGTCGTCAAGATCGGCAGATCAAGCTGCGCGGCCATCGCATTGAATTGGGGCAAGTCGAACGTGCCGTCGAGAAATGCCTTCCCGGCGTCGAAATGCTGTGTGATGTGTTGGACAAGAACACGCCGTCTGCCCGGCTGGTCGTCTGGATTGCATCGCCCGAAGCGCCGGACCTGACAGCGGTTTCCAATGACGTCGCGGCCTTGCTGCCCAGCTATATGAGGCCGGCACTGGTCCACCTGCCTCAGTTCCCGCGCACGCCCAGCGACAAGATCGACAGGCGCGCGCTGCCCCGGCCTGCGGCCACGCCGCCGCCGGACGCACAGGGCAAAACCAAGGCCACCCAACTGGAAACCCAGATTTGCCAGACCATGGCGGCGGTACTGAACCTGCCGCATGTCGATCCGGATCAAAGTTTCTTTGATCTGGGGGGGCATTCGTTACTGTCGATCGAGTTCATCGGCCGGATCGAAGTGGTCACCGGGAAAAAGCTGGGCATCGTTGATTTCCGCGACAACCCGTCCCCCCGCGCCCTGTCCAAGGTGCTGGAAATAGGCAGCCAGACGTCCAAGCATATCATTCCGATACAACCGCAGGGGAGCAAGGCCCCGCTGCTGGGAATTCACATTCTTGGCGCGAATGAGGAGTATTTTCATCCAATGGCCAGATATCTCGGGCTGGATCAGCCGGTGATGGGGGTCTCGGTCGGCTCTTTGGATGAAAACACGCCGACAGGCGTTGAATTTACCGCCAGCCGGTACTGCGAGGAAATCAATCGCTACTATCCGACTGGCCCGGTCCACCTTATGGCCGCATCTCTTGGCAGTTACGTTGCGTTCGAGCTGGCACAGCAATTGCACGCCAGCGGTCGCAATGTGGGGATGCTGGCGTTTTTCGATGCCGCCGGTCCCGACGGCAGAAAAAATGTGACAGGCTTTAGAAAAATCCGCGCGCACCTGCGCCGTGCGCGATATTTGGGCTGGGGATATCCGGCGCAGATCATCCACAACCGCATCCACAATTTTCGCCATATGGTTGCCACACGCCAGATCAATCGCAAATCCAAATTCGAGGAAAACCTGCCCCCGAAGACGGTTTTCGAGTTCATCGCGTCAAATGAACTGGCCGTGCAGGATTATACGCCACAGCCGATCGATATTCCTCTGATCATCTTTCGTTCAGAGAGCAGTTTTTTCGACTCTGAAGAAACCAAGGCCAATGGTCTGGGATGGGCGTCGGTCGCAAGGGCCGGTTTCAAGGTGATCGATGTGCCCGGCGGCCATCTGTCAATGTTGCAGGAACCTAATATTCCGACCCTGGCAAGCGAGATGCAAACCGTTTTGAAGTCTTTGTGA
- a CDS encoding glycosyltransferase family 2 protein, with translation MHQSNAAERVTIVTVAYNSSAVLADMLASVPAQTPVVIFDNASQDRPKLRELVAARENKTQLIESDRNLGFGTGCNKGAEAAETEFLLFLNPDTALFPDTLQNLVLAADRRPDISAFNPRILNDDGTSILKRRSDLVPRGAWVPRGELTQDTILPVLSGAAFFVRRADFNAVGGFDTKIFLFFEDDDLSVRLSAARGNLMYVHDAKVSHIGGASSGWSPKSEKLKNWHWGFSQIYTARKHGMRLACLGAVLKTGIRALSPATLLSSKRRLKYAARLRGMAGALRWGGARRIRT, from the coding sequence ATGCATCAGAGTAATGCAGCCGAACGCGTCACGATTGTAACCGTTGCCTATAACAGCTCAGCAGTTCTTGCTGATATGCTTGCATCGGTGCCCGCGCAGACGCCCGTGGTGATATTCGATAATGCCTCGCAGGATCGCCCCAAGCTGCGAGAGCTGGTCGCAGCCAGAGAGAACAAGACACAGCTCATCGAAAGCGACAGAAATCTGGGTTTCGGAACAGGCTGTAACAAGGGCGCCGAAGCGGCTGAAACCGAGTTTCTGCTGTTTCTAAACCCGGACACTGCGCTGTTTCCGGATACCTTGCAAAATCTGGTTCTCGCCGCGGACCGGCGCCCTGATATATCCGCCTTCAACCCCCGGATCCTCAACGACGACGGCACGTCCATCCTGAAGCGGCGCAGCGATCTGGTGCCGCGCGGGGCGTGGGTGCCACGGGGTGAGTTGACACAAGACACCATTCTGCCGGTTCTGTCCGGCGCTGCATTTTTCGTGCGCCGCGCCGATTTCAATGCGGTCGGTGGCTTTGACACCAAGATATTTCTGTTCTTCGAGGACGATGACCTGAGCGTTCGCCTGTCGGCGGCCAGAGGCAACCTGATGTATGTGCACGATGCCAAGGTCAGTCACATTGGTGGGGCATCATCCGGGTGGTCTCCCAAGAGCGAGAAACTCAAAAACTGGCATTGGGGGTTTTCGCAGATCTACACGGCGCGCAAGCACGGTATGCGGCTGGCCTGCCTTGGTGCGGTCTTGAAAACGGGTATCAGAGCGTTGTCACCGGCCACGTTGCTGTCCTCAAAGCGCAGGCTGAAATACGCGGCGCGTCTGCGGGGAATGGCTGGCGCGCTCAGGTGGGGGGGGGCGCGGCGGATACGCACCTAG
- a CDS encoding GNAT family N-acetyltransferase, with translation MNKSLNIRRYTQRDADAWNAFVPTSGNGTFLHDRRFMDYHSDRFEDHSLIAEADGKIIALLPANRAGDTLQSHGGLTYGGLVTGPAMSAELMIETVSALYDTLRASGFKRLLYKAIPHIFHQYPAEQDIYALVQRGAQMVRCDLSSAIAIGRSPKFSKSKRQGVSRAGKAGLKVTQSDDFAAFWHILTARLGDAHGAAPTHSLAEIEQLRGHFPDKIRLYVAGAGGSLQGGIVVFDCGPVVHVQYMASTEDGRRDGALDLIVSRLLDSVYSGRTWFNFGISTTDGGRTLNTGLSRQKEMFGARSILFNQYEWDLS, from the coding sequence ATGAACAAATCCCTGAACATTCGGCGCTACACGCAGCGCGACGCCGACGCTTGGAACGCCTTTGTGCCCACCTCCGGCAATGGCACCTTCCTGCATGATCGCCGCTTCATGGATTATCATTCGGACCGGTTCGAGGATCACTCGCTGATCGCCGAAGCGGACGGCAAGATCATCGCCCTGCTGCCCGCGAACCGCGCCGGGGACACGCTGCAATCCCACGGCGGGCTAACCTATGGCGGGCTGGTTACCGGGCCCGCGATGTCTGCCGAGCTGATGATCGAAACGGTGTCCGCGCTATATGACACGCTCCGCGCCTCGGGCTTCAAAAGGCTTCTTTACAAGGCCATTCCTCATATTTTTCACCAGTACCCGGCCGAGCAGGACATCTACGCACTTGTGCAGCGCGGCGCGCAAATGGTCCGATGTGATCTGTCGTCGGCCATCGCCATTGGCCGGTCTCCGAAATTCTCCAAGTCCAAGCGCCAAGGCGTCAGCCGTGCCGGAAAGGCGGGGTTGAAGGTGACGCAAAGCGATGACTTTGCTGCGTTCTGGCACATCCTCACGGCGCGACTGGGCGATGCGCACGGCGCAGCACCCACGCATAGCCTGGCGGAGATCGAGCAGCTGCGCGGTCACTTTCCCGATAAGATCCGCCTTTATGTCGCGGGCGCTGGCGGATCGCTTCAGGGCGGGATCGTGGTTTTTGACTGCGGCCCTGTGGTGCACGTGCAATACATGGCCTCCACCGAAGACGGTCGGCGCGACGGCGCGCTTGACCTGATCGTTTCCCGCCTGCTGGACTCCGTCTATTCAGGCAGGACATGGTTCAATTTCGGCATTTCCACCACGGATGGCGGTCGAACGCTGAACACCGGCCTGTCGAGACAAAAAGAAATGTTTGGCGCCCGCAGTATTTTGTTCAATCAATACGAGTGGGATCTGAGCTGA